One segment of Rhipicephalus sanguineus isolate Rsan-2018 chromosome 6, BIME_Rsan_1.4, whole genome shotgun sequence DNA contains the following:
- the LOC119396608 gene encoding SEC14-like protein 2: MGVDMHAFLQAVTPAVIRRHIVYLMELSERMKMDSSKQTGKEIHSHYFVADLDKLGLRQVYSWQVLKAAGYTLRVMEDQYPECIEKFIVINAPSFFPILWRFLRTLMTQRTADKFEVYGKGDCWKERLLDIVGGDILPAYYGGNMVGPDGDTMCRHKVNYGGRFEEGIMPGSYESVFDDVQQKTIGRRERWELPVDVTQAGAHLSWRFQTAAGDLAFGLRSPCGECLIPLQRLDACSLVPQEGGWQCDIPGTYVLEFDNTYSWLNHKTLAYIVNVHSPEQFL, encoded by the exons ATGGGAGTAGACATGCACG CTTTCTTACAGGCAGTGACTCCCGCCGTCATAAGGCGTCACATTGTTTACCTGATGGAGCTATCCGAGCGTATGAAGATGGATTCGTCAAAACAG ACGGGCAAGGAAATACACAGTCACTATTTTGTGGCTGACCTGGACAAGCTAGGCTTGCGGCAGGTATACTCTTGGCAAG TCCTAAAAGCTGCAGGCTACACTTTAAGGGTAATGGAGGACCAGTATCCTGAGTGCATCGAAAAGTTCATTGTCATCAACG CTCCAAGCTTTTTTCCTATTCTGTGGAGATTCTTGCGCACTCTAATGACCCAGAGGACAGCCGACAAATTCGAAGTCTACGGAAAAG GTGACTGTTGGAAGGAGCGCCTCCTGGACATCGTGGGTGGAGACATTCTTCCCGCCTACTATGGTGGGAACATGGTGGGACCCGACGGAGACACGATGTGCCGGCACAAG GTGAACTACGGAGGCCGGTTTGAAGAAGGGATTATGCCGGGATCATACGAATCAGTCTTCGACGACGTACAGCAGAAGACCATCGGCCGTCGGGAGCGTTGGGAACTGCCGGTCGACGTTACACAGGCAGGCGCTCATCTCAGCTGGCGGTTTCAAACGGCCGCCGGCGACTTGGCATTCGGTCTGCGCAGTCCGTGCGGGGAGTGTCTGATTCCCCTTCAACGACTCGACGCATGCAGCCTTGTACCGCAGGAGGGAGGCTGGCAATGCGACATTCCTGGAACGT ATGTGCTCGAGTTCGACAACACCTACAGCTGGCTTAACCACAAGACCCTGGCGTACATCGTGAACGTGCACAGCCCTGAGCAGTTTCTATGA